AGGTTTTCGATCGGGGAGCGCACGCATGCGCATGCGGCGCGGAACGCCGTCATTCGTCACACTCCCACCCACTCCCCCATGCCACAGAAACGGAACCCGCTGGTGCCGGCGCTGGCCCCGCTGCTGGTCGCCGTCATCGCCACGTCGTGCAGCGATCGCGATGTCACCACACCCGGCGCGCGTGCGGCATCCGATCCGGACGTGCCGCAGCTCGCCGTGCTCGCCGGTGTCACCCACCCCGGTCGTGCGCTCGCGGCGAACTGCTTCCAGTGCCACGGCACGGATGGTGTCGCGTCGGAACTGAAGATCGCCGGCGAAAGCGCGCGTGAGATCGAGGGCGAGCTGAACGAGATGCGCACGAAGACCCCCGGGCGCAACATCATGAACGTCCATGCCCAGGCCTACACTCCCGCGCAGATCGCCCTCATCGCCGACTACTTCGCCAAACAGGGGAAATGACCATGGATCGCCGAATCTTCCTGCAGGGGCTGGGGATGGCCGGGCTTGGCCTCACGGCGTTCCGGTCGGCACTCGGACAGCCGATGGCGCTGCCGCGCGGCGCAACGGGACGCGTCGTGGTGGTCGGCGGCGGCATGGGGGGCACCACCGTCGCGAAGTTCCTGCGCCTCTGGGGTGGGGCAGGGGTCGACGTGACGCTCGTCGAGCCGAATCCGACGTACTACTCCAACATCTTCAGCAACATGGTGCTGACGGGTGAGCGGTCGCTGACGCAGCTGGGCTTCAACTACGCCGCGCTCAGCAGCAGGTACGGCGTGCGGGTGGTGGCCGCGTCGGTCACGTCGATCGATCCCACCGGCCGCAGTGTCGCGCTCTCGAATGGCAGCAGCCTGCCGTACGATCGCCTCGTCCTCTCACCGGGCATCGACTTCGAGCCGCTCGCACTCAGCGGCTCGGCCGCGAACACGGCGAAGATCGTGCACGCCTGGAAAGCGGGGGCACAGACCACGTCGTTGAAGGCGCAGATCCAGTCCATGACGCGGGCGGACACGTTCATCATGACCATCCCGCCGAAGCCCTACCGCTGCCCGCCCGGGCCGTACGAACGCGCGTGCGTCGTGGCCGACTACCTCAAGCGCACCAAGCGCGGTGGCAAGGTCATCATCCTCGATGCCAACCCGGGCATCCAGGCCGAGCCGGTGAACTTCACGCGGGCGTTCACCAGCACCCACAAGGGCACCATCACGTACGTGCCGAATGCGCGGGTCTCGCACATCGATGCGAACACGATGACGGTCACCACCGACACCGCAGGCACCTTCCGCGGCAAGGTCATCAACGCCATCCCGACCCACAAGGCGGGCAGCCTGATCACGGCGTCGGGCATCGGGCTCGCGAATGCCCCCGGCGCGAACGGCGCACCAGGCAAGTACGCGGGTGTGGACGTGCTCACCTACGAGTCCACGGCCGTGCCGTTCGTGCACGTGCTCGGCGATGCGTCGGCCACGACCCAGCCCAAGGCGGGCCATATCGCGAACGCCGAGGCGAAGGTGTGCGCGGATGCCATCATCCAGCTCCTCAGCGGCGGCACCGTCAATCCGTCGCCGGTCACCAACTCGTCGTGCTTCACGCCCATCACGCGCACCACGGCCTCCTGGCTCTCGGTCGTGTTCCGCTACGACCCGGCCACGCGCACGATGGTGCCCACGGGCAGCGGCGTCACGGAGTCGGTCGATGCGAACAGCGAGAACTACGAGGACATGCTGAAGTGGTTCACGAACCTCATGTCGGACACGTTCCGGTAGCCCGTGAGGTGCAGTGGGCCGGCGTCGGGGGACCGGAGCGATCCGGTCCCCCGCGTCGTCCAGGCCCGGCGTGGCCGAAACCGCGCCGCCGGCGCTGCGTACGGGGACCCATGCCTCAGCGTCCCCACACCGCCGTCATGCCACGATCCCGTCCCGTCACCGCGCGCCTTCGCCGGATCGCGCGCGCCAGTGTGCTGCTCATTGCAGCCGCCGTCATCCCGGTGCACCTCGACGCCCAGACGACGCTGCGTGAGCACCTCGACCCGGCCCGCCTCCACGTGGGGCGCGACTCGTTCGTGGTGATGATCCAGGGCCAGCCGCGCGGCTGGCAGCGACTGACGGTGGAGCGCGCCGGCACCGGCTGGACCGTGGGCGACGCCATCACCATCGACTCGCTCGTGACGCAGGGCAGCCGCATCACGCTCGATGCGGCGCTCCACGAGCAGTCGCTGCGCCAGGAGGGGCGGATGCGCGGCCGCGACATGCGGATCGTCCTCGACTTCGCCGGCGGGCGCGTGCGCGGCTCGGCACTCACACCGTCGGCTCCCGCGGCACTCCAGGTCGACACGGTCGTGGCGGCCGGCACGGTGGACGACAACGCCGTCGCCCCGCTGCTGGCTGCCGTGCGCCTGCGCGACAGCCTCGACATCTCGTTTCCCGTGCTCGCGAGCGGCAAGGGTACCGTGTCACTCCAGCGTCTTCGCGTGACCGGCCGCGAGACGGTCACGGTGCCGGCAGGGACGTTCGATGCCTGGCGTGTCGAGCTCACGGCCGAGCGCAGCCGTGTGCTGTTCTTCGTGTCGCAGCAGGCGCCCCATCGTGTCGTGAAGATGAGCAACGGGCCGGCATTCGAGATGTTGCTGTTGCCGTGACGGGCGTGCGGGTCGCGGCCGTGTGTGACCGCCGGCTGGTCGGTGAGGTCGGTCGAGCGCGGTGATCGTGGCCCGTGGCACACGACCAACAGCTCACCCGCGGCGACGCGCTGTCGTGTTGCGCCGACAGAGCGGTGCACGGGAGGCAGGCCATGGCGGTCCCGGGATCCTCCCCTTGAACGCCCTCGCCTGGCCACCCATGATCCCCGGCATCCGTCCTGCGCCGTTGCACGCCTGCCACCCCCCGTCGTGACCGATCCGCCGCCGACACCGCCGCGCCTCGACCCGGACCTGCTCCGGCGCCTCCTGCGCGCCAGGGACCGGATGGATGCCGCCTCGCACGAGGAGTGGCCCGTGCGACGGCTCGCGCAGGTCAGCGGCGCCTCGGCGGCACACTTCGCCCGGGCCTTCCGGGACGCCTTCGGCGCTCCCCCGCATCGCTACCTGCTCACGCGTCGCATCGAACGCGCCACCGCCCTCCTCCGCGACACCGACCTCCCCATCACCGAGATCGCCTTCCAGACTGGGTGGCAGAGCCTCGGCACCTTCGGGCGCACCTTCCGCGACATCACCGGCGAGAGCCCCACCCAGCTCCGCGCCCGCGCGCAATCCGTGCCGAACGCGCTCGCCGTCGCGCCGGCGTGCTTCGTCAGCGCGGCCCAGCGACCGGACCTCAGGTCCGCAGTTTCGGAGAAGCGGCGGCGGGACGCCGCCGGATAGCCTTGGCGCCGGGCCACCCGGGCCCGGTCCACCTGCAACGGAGGCGTCATGAGCCAGGGAGTCGAGGTCGTCGGCGTGTATGTGCGCGACCAGGAGGAGGCCGCGCAGTTCTATGTCGGGAAACTGGGGTTCCGCGTGCACACCGATGTGCGCAACGGCGACTATCGCTGGCTCACGGTGCAGCACCCGGAGCAGCCGTCGTTCCAGCTCGGCCTCTTCCGGCCGTCACCTCCCACGATGGATGAGGCGACCGCGCAGGTGGTGCGCGAGATCGTGGCCAAGGGGGCGATGCCGCCGCTCGTGCTCACGGTCACCGACTGCCGCGCCGAGTACGACCGCCTCGTCGCGCGCGGCGTGGAGTTCACGCAGGAGCCCATCGCGCGCTACGGCAGCGTGGATGCCGGCTTCCGCGACCCGTCGGGCAACGGGTGGAAGATGATCGAGGCGCGACGGGGGGGCGCTTGAGCGGCGCCAGGCGCGCGCGTGCGGTGCACCGCTGGATCTCCGTCGCCTTCACGCTCGGCGTGGTCGCCAACCTCGTCGCCATGGCACTCGAGAGCCAGACGGTGTGGGTGGGCCTGGTGGCCCTGCTGCCCCTGGTCGTGCTGCTGGTCACTGGTCTGTACCTCTTCGTCGTGCCGTATCTGGCGCAATCGCGCCGCGACCTGCATCGTCGAACGTAGGGTCGATCCGGCGCTCCGGCCGGTGCCAGCACGCGATGCCGCGCGCGGCACCGACCGGCGACGCCTTCCTCATCACCGAGCAGGGAATGCCACGCGGCACCGGTCCCCGTGCGCCCGTTTCGAGTCGCATCGCCCTGCGATGGGTGCCGATCTTCACGCTCTTCGAACTGCACAATCTCGAGGAGCTGCTGCTGGACATGCCGGCGTGGGGACGGCAGCACCTTCCCTGGCTGCGCGACTCCCGTCTCGGCGTCGGCACCATGGTCATCGCGATCGCGCTGCTGTCAGCGGTCCTGTTCCTGGTCGCCTGGCGCATCCGCCAGGACGATTCACGCACGCGCTGGCTCCAGCGGCTCTTCCTCGGCGTGATGCTCGCGGTCTTCGGGTGGCACATCGCGATCAGCCTCTGGGCCGGTTCGCTGCAACCCGGCGTGCGGACGGCGGTGCTGTTCCTGCCCGTCTATGCCTGGCTGCTGCGGGCGCGACCGGACACCGGCGGCGACACGCCGGGTCGCTGACCGAAGGGGGGTTGACGAACCGCCCGTGTCGTCTCATCATACAACCATATGGTTGCACGAGCCCAGCTTTCCGATGCGGAACTCGACCGCCTCTTCCGCGCCCTGGCGGACACCACCCGCCGCGACATCGTCGCGCGTGTGATGGCCGGTGAGGAGGCGTCGGTGAGCGTGCTCGCCAGCCGGTACGACATGTCGTTCGCGGCGGTGCAGAAACACGTCGCCGTCCTCGAGGAGGCCCGGCTCGTGACCAAGCACGCCAACGGCCGCGAACGCATCGTCCGCGGCAACCCGGACCAGCTCGCCCGCGCCCGTGAGCTGCTCCTCCGGCTCGAACACCTCTGGGTCGAGCGCTTCAGCCAGCTCGACGCCGTCCTCGCCGATCCCCGTCCACGCAGGAGTTGACCATGCCGATCACGTCCGTGGCGTCCGACGCCAGCACCCTCACGCTCACCGTCACCGGCGAGTATCCCGTCACGGTCGAACGGCTCTGGGATGCCTACGCGGATCCGCGCCAGCTCGAACGGTTCTGGGGACCGGTCGAGTGGCCGGCGACCTTCACGCGTCACGACATGGCCGTCGGCGGCATGTCGCACTATCACATGACCGGGCCCGACGGCACGCAGGCACGCGGGTGGTTCAGGTTCCTCGCCGTCGAGCCGCACCGCCGCTTCGAGGTCGAGGACGGCTTCGCCGACGCAGCGGGTGCCCCCGATCCGCGGATGCCGACGATGCGCATGGTCTACACCTTCGCTGCCACACCCACCGGCTCCCGGTGCACGAGCGTCACGCACTTCACCAGCATCGATGCGATGGAGCAGCTCGTCGGCATGGGGATGCTGGAGGGCATGCAGTCTGCTTTGGGGCAGCTCGACGCACTCCTCGCCGACCTGCGCCGCTTCGCCTTCGATCGCACGACCGAGGCGCAGCTCCTGAGCGACACGCAGGTGCGCGTGAGTCGCGTGGTGCGTGGCACCGTGGCGCAGGTCTGGCACGCCCATCACGACGCCGCACTGATGCAGCGCTGGCTGCTGGGTCCCGACGGCTGGACGATGCCCGTCTGTGAGGTCGCGACGACGGTCGGCTCGTCGTACCGCTACGAGTGGGAGTCGGCCGACGGGTCGCAGCGATTCGGCTTCGAGGGGGAGCTGCTCGAGCGGGCCGCGCCGCACCGCGCCGTCACCACCGAGCGGATGATCGGCATGGAAGGGCCGGGCACCACGAACGAGCTCACCCTCGTCCCGGTGCAGTTGGGGACGCTGCTCAGCATCGTCATCACCTACCCCAGCAAGGAGCTGCGCGACATGATCCTTGGCACCGGCATGACGACCGGCATGGAGGCGAGCTACGCGCGACTCGAGCAGGAGTTGCTGACCGCGGTGTAGGCTGGCCGGCGCCTGGTCACGGCGGGCTCAGGATCGCGGCGCGCAGCCGCCCCGCCGTGGCATCGATCTCGCGATAGGCCAGGACGAGCGGCAGCGTGTTCCCCTCGGACGCCGTGAGCGCCGGCGCGGCGAGGCCGCTGTCGATCGTCTCGTGCGTCCACGATTCGCCCGGCAGCATGGTGGCGTGCCGGATGAGCCCCGCAGTGTTGTCGCCGTAGGCCACCGAGAGCCTGCCGTTCCAGATGCAGGCGCGTGGGCCGATGACGTTGTTGCGCGTGGCGCCGCGCCGGCCGCCGGCACCATCGAGCACACCGAAGCGCCAGGCCTCGAGCGAGTGGTCGCCGAGCGGGCGTTTCGCCCACCGGATGTTCGCATTCGTCATGTCCCCGTAGAACAGATGCACGGCGCCGTCGAAGATGACGGCGCTCGGGAATGAGCCGACGCGGGCCGAGGTGGGTCCCGTGCCGGGAGGCAGCCCCACGCGCGTGCCGCCGCCGTCGATCACGCCGAAGTCACTCGGCACCGTCGCACCCGGACGCATGAGGCAGCGGCGCAGCGCGCCGTTCGTCCGGTCGTAGTAGTACGCCTCGATCGTGCCATCCGGCAGCACGAGTGCGGCGACCTGCGGCTCGATGACCGTGAGCAGCTGGCCGTCCGGCCCGTCCACGTGCCCGTCGGCGGGCTGGTGCACCCAGCCCGTGGTCGGGGTGAACCGCGCATGGCGCAGGTTGTCGCGCAGCGACTGGTCGGTCGAGCCCGCGGTGCCCGTCTCGAGGTAGAACGCATGCAACTCGTCCACACCGCCCACGAAGCGGGTGACGATGGCGCTCGCGGCACCGCAGACGCGCGTGCCGTCACCATCGATCACCACCATGGACCCCGTCGGCGCGGCAAGTGACGACACCGGCAGGCTGCGGTGCAACAGTCGCCCGTCGCAGTAGAGCACGTGGATCAGCGGCCCGGCGCGACAGGCGGAGACCTGGAACGAGATGGGTGTCAGTGGCGCGCGCCGCCCGGCGCTGGCGTCGAGCGTCACGCTGGTGCTGTTGGGCGCGTTGCCGACGAGCGTCATCACCAGCCCCGTGTCCGACGACGTGAACACCGCCGCGCCGGTGCCCGGGAGCGGCACGCTCGTGACGCCCCACGGCGCGCTGCTGCCGGTCATCACCGGCGTGCCGATCACGCCCGCCTGCCAGAATGCGCGCCGGCTGCTGCGTGAGCCCACGTTCACCACCTCGGCCCCGCGGATGAGGGCCACGCGCACCATCAGTTCGCTGCCGTTCCCGAATGCCGCGAGTCCGGCAGAGTATCCGTGGGTGATGGCGAAGCGCTGCACGGCACGCATCACGATCCCGACCGCGTCCGGATTGGCCAGGTCGCCGGGGGTGAGGGTGGGCGCGCGACCGGTGTCGGAAGGGTGGCACGGGATCTGGTCCACCGGCACCAGCGCGACCCGTACATTTGGATTCGCGGTGCCCGCGATCGGGCGGCGCAGCTTGACGATCGCCATCTGCTTCCGCCGCAGCGGGCCCGGCCCCACGCTGATCAGGCAGGTCGGAAACGCACCCCAGTAGACGTCGGTCCACACCGCGCCCGGCGCGAGTTCCGGTGCATTGACATGCAGGCTGGCGGTGGGGTCGAGTGTGAGCCAGCCAGCGCGCGAGAAGAGGAGCGGCAGCGTGTCCGTCTCCACCGCCTGCAACTCGGCGGGCGAATTGCCGAATGGCACCAGCACCACCTCGGCCGCGGACCGGCGCAGCACCACGAGCTGGCGGATCTGCTCGCCCGTTGCCGACACCGAGTCGTCGAAGGTGGGATAGGCGGCGACCGGCGGATCGTTCGGCACGTCCGGGACGAGGGCCGCCAGGCTGCGGTCGTTCGCGTCGGCGAAGCGCGCCTTCTCCACCTCGTTGGCGTAGACGCGGGTGTGGACTTCCGCGCCGTTGCCGGCGCCACCGGTGTCGACGACGATGCGTCCGTCGGCGGTGAGGATGAGCTGCTCGTCGGCACGGTGGATCGCGCCGGGGAACTCGATGTACGGCCCCCAGAAGGAGCCGACCTTGAGCTCCATCTTGAAGGTCGCATCCGGGTGGGTGACGGGGCCTGCCGCACCGGCGGCGATCTCCCCCTGCGCGACGCCGAGTCCGTAGACCGTCTCGCCGCGGTTGAAGGTGCGCCAGAAGACGGCGGTGCTGCGCTGGTTCGTGATCCGCATCGGAGGAGCCCCGGGGGATGGGCGGTGCCAGCGTGAGGGGGAGGTGCATCGCCGGTACGTCCGAAGGACGTGGTCGGCATCTGGTATTTCTCACCGTCCGGCAGGCTCGACCGTCCGGTTCAAGCGGACGCGTTCAAGGCACGTTCAAGGGGACGGGGATCTTGAATTCAAGGGGACGGAGATCTTGAAACCCTCCCGGTTCAAGGGGACGGGGATCCCGAGTTCAAGGGGACGGGGATCCTGAAACCTCTCCGAATCCACGTCCCGTGTCGAACGAGTACCGGCGCTAGCGACGGCTACGGCTCCCACTTGTACACGTACATCATCGTGCACATCACGAAGCGTCCCCCGGCGTGCACCGTGATGAATGCGTGGTCGGCGCCGGAGCCGCGAGACACCTTCCATACCGCCGGTCGGTCTTCCAGGCTCATCGCTTCGCGAGTGGGCAGCCCACGCGACACATCCACCGTCATCCACACGGCGCCGGTCACCGTGAGTGCCAGATCGGTGCCCGGGGTCAGTGTGCCGCCCGGTGCGGTCCAGGACCCACGTTCCGACGTGGGCTCCGGTTGGCGGGGATACAACACCTCCGCCGCGTATGATCCGTCGCTGAACGAGTGACTGCGCACGCGTCCCGGATCGAGCACCGAGTCGACGCGTTCCGTCCTGATCCGCACCCACCGGCCACCGGTGGCTGGCGCGGGCGCCGGTGCGGCGATGGTCGGTGCGCGCACCGGCACCTCGGCCTCGTCCACCACCACCAGGCACCGACCCTCCGACGACTTGGCGCCGAGGCGGTCCACGGCCACCACCGTGAGTACCTCGCCGCGCGTGGCGGTGCGTCGCAGGGTCGCGCCGCTGCCGGGCAGGCGGGCACCGTCTGCGGCCCACTCATACGTGTAGAGGCGGGTTCGTCCCTTCTGTCGCGACGCATTGAACGCCCCGCCGACCGTGGCCGCCGTGACCGTGAAGACCTCGCCCGGCTTCACCACGACGCGATACGGCGAGACGCTCGTCGTGAAGTCCACACGCACGAGGATGCGGTCCAGCTCCGTCGTCCGCTGCGCGTGGGCGGCCGTCACCTCCGCCAGCGTCTTCCCGTCGGCGAACCGCATCGCGCCGAAGTGGTTCCCCGGCAGTTCGTACTCGCTCCGGTACCGCTCGAAGGCGCGCATCAGCTCACGCACACGCGTGGCCGCCTGCTCCCGCTCCCGCTCCGTGGTGGCGTTGCGCAGGATGTTCTCCTCGTGCGCGATGAAGTCCCGGTACGTGTCGAAGCCCACCCGCCACGCCTCGACCTCGCTGGGATGGCCTCCGCCGGCCAGGTTCTGCAGCCGCGACGCGCCCTGCGCGAAGTGCGACTGGCCGAGGTGCACCCGTTCGTGCAGGAGGGTCGCGGCCAGGTCCGCCAGGGCCCGGTGCCGCTGGGTGGCGTCGCGGGTCCGGGTCTGCTCGCCGAGTGCGGCGTTGACGAAGACGCGGTCCTGGCGGTCGATGCCGGTTTCCGACGACGGTGTGAAGTAGATCTTGCCCGCGCGGAACTGCCCGACGATCCAGGCGCTGTCACTCGTGCGACCGTAGCGTCCGAGCAGCGCGCCGACGGAGTCGATGGACTGCCGCTGTTCGAAGGTGGGTTCCTGGGCGCTGAGCAGCACCGGCAGTGCCAGCGCGATCAGCAGGTGTGTGCACCTGCCCGTGGTGAGTCGGGTCATGGTTCGGACCTCCACGTCACGCTGCATGGCTGCGTGACGCGAGCCTATCCGGGAGGAGACTCCATCTGCGTCGGTCTTTGCCGGACAGGCCGGCGTCGGCTCATCGCAGCCGGTGCGCGAGCAGCACGGCGAGGATGGCCGGCACGATCCAGATCGCCGCGTGGAAGAGCAGCGCGCCGTTGGTGTCGGCGCTGTTGAGGCGCGGGAGGGGTGCGAAGTAGCGCACGCGCAGCGTCGAGCCGGGCGCGACCTGCCGCGACGTGGAGCCCCGCCCGCGCCACTCCGCGCCCGCCGCGGTGAATCGCCACGTCGTGGCGAACACGCGGTTCCGGGCGCCCCGGCTGGCGACGACGTTCTCCACCACGGCGGTGGTGGGCGTGCCGGCGGCGAGGAGCAGCAGGGGCCGTGCACCGGCCAGGCAGGCGAGCAGCGCGAGGATCAGGACGATGCGCGACATCCGTCCATGTGGCCTGACGACTGCTGTCCGTGTCGTGGGCATGACCACCTCGGGTGGGCCCGGTCAGATCCGGTCCTCGGGATGGATTCTACACCGGATGGGTCAGAGGGGGAGGGCGCTGCGGATCACGGGGAGAGCCTTTCAAGGGGACGGAGATCTCGAGTTCAAGGGGACGGAGATCTTGAAACTCTCCCGGTTCAAGGGGACGGAGATCTCGAGTTCAAGGGGACGGGGATCTTGAACGCGTATTCATGGGGACGGGAATCGTGCACACACCGACCGGCGCCCCCGCCACGACGGCGGCGCCGGACTCCGGGCGAACCCCTACACCGCGCGCTGCCGCAGCCGCCGCCGTCCGCCCACCAGCGTCACCACCAGGCCGGCGCCGAGCAGGCCGACCGTCGCCGGCTCGGGCACGACGTCCGACACCGGGGTCACGAGCACCGAGATTCCGCCGGCGTTGTCGGGCAGGTAGTAGTCACGCAGCGTGAAATCGATGGTGGTGGTGGTCAGGAGCGTGAAGAAGTCGGTGAAGTCCTGCACCTCCGCCAGCGCCGCCACCTCCGCCTCGGACGAGCCGCGGCCCGCCTCGAAGTACTTGATGACGTTCCGCGTGTCGTCGTTCACGATCAGGAAGGCCCAGCCCCACCCGTTCGTGGTGGTGTTGTAGCTCCAGGCCCGGTGCAGCGCCCCCATCTGACCCCATGCGTTCGTGACGCGATAGGTGCCCGGCCCGAGGGTGAGTTGCTGCAGCGGCGATCCGAGCAGCGTGACGTGCTCGCCCGGTACCGGAGCGGGATTGCTGTTCCCCGCCGCGTTGGTGTAGCCGTACCGGCTGTCGATGTTCACGATCTGGGCCGGCGCCGTCGTGGCGAGCAGCAGGGTGGCGGTGGCGAGCAGGCTGAGACGGTGTCGCATGACGGACGCTCCGAGTCGGGGAGGCGACGCGCACTGCCGGATGCAGGGCGTCACCCCCTGTGACGGAGAAGTGCGGCGGAACCGGAAATCCCCTGGCGGGCGCTGCCGTGCGATTCGCGCATGGCGGCGATGTCCCGCCGGAAACCTGCGAGCCACGGCACTGCGCTGCCGCGCCGCCGCATGTCCGTACCGGTTGCCTCACGACGCCTGCACCGCGCCCGCCTCGCCGGTAGTATCAACGGCGAGCATCATCACCCGGTCGCGACCTCCGCGCCATCGCGCGCGACACGGAACCCTTCCTTCGCCGCACGATGCGCACGTCTGTCCAGCCGAATGCCCGCTGCCGTTGCTTCGCCGCCGTGGCCTCCGTCTCCCTCCTCGCCGCACCGGCCCTCGCGCAGGCGGTGGGCGGGACCGTCCCTGACACCTCGACCCGCGCGACCGCGGACTCGACCGCGCGTGCCCGCGTGCCACTGGCCCAGGTGACCGTGATCGGCACCGTGCCCGGGGCGTTGCGCGGCATTCCCGGTGCGGCTGTGACCGTGCCGCTGGGCCAGCTGCAGGTGCTGGCGCCACTCAGCATCAAGGAAGCGATGCGTACGGTGCCCGGCGTGCACGTCGTGGACGAGGATGCGTTCGGCCTCAACCTGAACATCGGTGTGCGCGGCCTGCCCCCGCGTCGCTCGTCGCGCGTCCTGCTGCTCGAGGACGGCATGCCGATCCACCTTGGTCCGTACGCCGACCCGAGCTCGCACTATCACCCGCCGGTCGATGCGCTCGAACGGGTGGAGGTCGTGAAGGGCTCGGCCCAGATCGCGTTCGGGCCACAGACCACCGGGGGCGTGATCAACTTCGTCCGGCGTGCCCCGCCGGTGCGTCCCGAGGTGCGCCTCGCACTGCAGGGTGGCGCGCGCGACCTCGCCATGGGTCGCCTCAGCGCCGGCGGCACCTGGAACGGCGTCGGCCTGCTCGTGAGCGCGGCACGACGCGAGGGCGATGGCACGCGCGTGGGCCAGCACCACCGCGTGCAGGAGCTGTCGCTGCGTGGCACGATGCCCGTCCCCGGATCGCAGCAGCTCTCGCTCAGCGGCGGGCTCTATCGCGAAGCGTCGCGCTACGGCGAGGCGGGGCTGTCGCAGGAGGAATTCGACGCCGATCCCTACCAGAATCCGCTGCCGAACGACGTCTTCGACCTCACGCGGCAGTCGCTGCAGCTGGTGCACGACGCGGCGTTGCCCGGTGCGGCGGCGCTGCGCACGCAGGTCTACGGCCAGCGCATCGTGCGCACGGCGTGGCGGCAGGGCAGCACCTCGGCCGACC
This window of the Gemmatimonadaceae bacterium genome carries:
- a CDS encoding VOC family protein, with protein sequence MSQGVEVVGVYVRDQEEAAQFYVGKLGFRVHTDVRNGDYRWLTVQHPEQPSFQLGLFRPSPPTMDEATAQVVREIVAKGAMPPLVLTVTDCRAEYDRLVARGVEFTQEPIARYGSVDAGFRDPSGNGWKMIEARRGGA
- a CDS encoding helix-turn-helix transcriptional regulator gives rise to the protein MVARAQLSDAELDRLFRALADTTRRDIVARVMAGEEASVSVLASRYDMSFAAVQKHVAVLEEARLVTKHANGRERIVRGNPDQLARARELLLRLEHLWVERFSQLDAVLADPRPRRS
- a CDS encoding FAD-dependent oxidoreductase, which encodes MDRRIFLQGLGMAGLGLTAFRSALGQPMALPRGATGRVVVVGGGMGGTTVAKFLRLWGGAGVDVTLVEPNPTYYSNIFSNMVLTGERSLTQLGFNYAALSSRYGVRVVAASVTSIDPTGRSVALSNGSSLPYDRLVLSPGIDFEPLALSGSAANTAKIVHAWKAGAQTTSLKAQIQSMTRADTFIMTIPPKPYRCPPGPYERACVVADYLKRTKRGGKVIILDANPGIQAEPVNFTRAFTSTHKGTITYVPNARVSHIDANTMTVTTDTAGTFRGKVINAIPTHKAGSLITASGIGLANAPGANGAPGKYAGVDVLTYESTAVPFVHVLGDASATTQPKAGHIANAEAKVCADAIIQLLSGGTVNPSPVTNSSCFTPITRTTASWLSVVFRYDPATRTMVPTGSGVTESVDANSENYEDMLKWFTNLMSDTFR
- a CDS encoding SRPBCC domain-containing protein yields the protein MASDASTLTLTVTGEYPVTVERLWDAYADPRQLERFWGPVEWPATFTRHDMAVGGMSHYHMTGPDGTQARGWFRFLAVEPHRRFEVEDGFADAAGAPDPRMPTMRMVYTFAATPTGSRCTSVTHFTSIDAMEQLVGMGMLEGMQSALGQLDALLADLRRFAFDRTTEAQLLSDTQVRVSRVVRGTVAQVWHAHHDAALMQRWLLGPDGWTMPVCEVATTVGSSYRYEWESADGSQRFGFEGELLERAAPHRAVTTERMIGMEGPGTTNELTLVPVQLGTLLSIVITYPSKELRDMILGTGMTTGMEASYARLEQELLTAV
- a CDS encoding HXXEE domain-containing protein, translated to MPRAAPTGDAFLITEQGMPRGTGPRAPVSSRIALRWVPIFTLFELHNLEELLLDMPAWGRQHLPWLRDSRLGVGTMVIAIALLSAVLFLVAWRIRQDDSRTRWLQRLFLGVMLAVFGWHIAISLWAGSLQPGVRTAVLFLPVYAWLLRARPDTGGDTPGR
- a CDS encoding helix-turn-helix transcriptional regulator — protein: MTDPPPTPPRLDPDLLRRLLRARDRMDAASHEEWPVRRLAQVSGASAAHFARAFRDAFGAPPHRYLLTRRIERATALLRDTDLPITEIAFQTGWQSLGTFGRTFRDITGESPTQLRARAQSVPNALAVAPACFVSAAQRPDLRSAVSEKRRRDAAG
- a CDS encoding PEP-CTERM sorting domain-containing protein, yielding MRHRLSLLATATLLLATTAPAQIVNIDSRYGYTNAAGNSNPAPVPGEHVTLLGSPLQQLTLGPGTYRVTNAWGQMGALHRAWSYNTTTNGWGWAFLIVNDDTRNVIKYFEAGRGSSEAEVAALAEVQDFTDFFTLLTTTTIDFTLRDYYLPDNAGGISVLVTPVSDVVPEPATVGLLGAGLVVTLVGGRRRLRQRAV
- a CDS encoding DUF3108 domain-containing protein, which codes for MPRSRPVTARLRRIARASVLLIAAAVIPVHLDAQTTLREHLDPARLHVGRDSFVVMIQGQPRGWQRLTVERAGTGWTVGDAITIDSLVTQGSRITLDAALHEQSLRQEGRMRGRDMRIVLDFAGGRVRGSALTPSAPAALQVDTVVAAGTVDDNAVAPLLAAVRLRDSLDISFPVLASGKGTVSLQRLRVTGRETVTVPAGTFDAWRVELTAERSRVLFFVSQQAPHRVVKMSNGPAFEMLLLP